The region TTCGGTGGTGGCGCCGGGAGAATCTGTTTGAGGCGCACCGCAGCCATGCCTATCAGCACCGGGCGGTGAACTGGGGGCATAAGGCGACGACCTTGTTTTACGGCACCCTGAATGTGGTCTGGTTGTTGCCCATGGCCTGGTGGGTGGTGTCCGGGGGCATAGACCCGCTGTGGGGTGTGTTGTTGGCGTACGCGCCGGTGGTGTTTCTGGTGTATCAGTTTGGTGCCGGGATCCGGCATGTTGAGTGGGATGATTATTAATTAACCACCCGCAATTTCCCTGTGTTTTGCTTCTGCCGCCACACCGAATCACTGATCAGCATGCTGGCTTTGTAATCCGTGGGCGCTTCCACCAATAGCTGTTTGACGCGGTCGCACTGGTAGGCGTGGCAAGCGACGTCGAGGTCGTCGAGCAGGTTTTTGGTTTCTTCCCAGCTCAGGTGATGCTCTTCGGCGCGCAGGATGCCGGGGTGCTGGGTGCCGGAGACGTTGCTGCCGATCAGCAGTTCTTCGTACAGCTTCTCGCCCGGGCGCAGGCCGGTAAATTCGATTTCTATATCGCCGTTGGGGCGGTCTTCGTCTTTGATTTCCAGGCCCGAGAGGTGAATCATCCGGGTGGCGAGATCGACGATTTTCACCGGCTCGCCCATATCCAGCACAAACACGTCGCCGCCGGTACCGATGGCGCCCGCCTGAATCACCAGTTTGGCGGCTTCGGGGATGGTCATGAAGTAGCGGACCATTTCCGGGTGGGTGACGGTCACCGGCCCACCGTTTTTGATCTGTTCCCGGAACAGCGGGACCACCGAGCCGGATGAGCCCAGCACGTTGCCAAAACGGACCATGCTGAAGATGGTGGTGTTCTGGCGCTTGGCCAGGCCCTGCAGTACCAGCTCCGCCAGTCGCTTGGAGGCGCCCATGATGTTGGTGGGGCGCACGGCCTTGTCGGTGGAGACCAGCACAAAGGATTCCACCCCGGCGCGAATGGCGGCCTCGGCGGTGTACCAGGTGCCGTAGACGTTGTTGCGCACGCCCTCGACGATGTTGTGCTCCACCAGCGGCACATGCTTGTAGGCGGCGGCGTGGTAGACGGTCTGCACACCAAAGCTGCGCATGATGGTTTCCACCCGGTGTTCTTTCTGAACCGAGCCCAGGATGCTGTACAGGTTGATGTGATTGGTGCGGAATTCCGGGGTTTCCTGCAGTTCTCGCTCGATCTGGTAGAGGCTGAATTCGTTCAGCTCAAACAGCACGATGGCGCGAGGCCGGTGCTGGATGATCTGGCGACACAGCTCACTGCCGATGGACCCACCGGCACCGGTGACCATGACCACTTTATCGGTGATGTTGGCGGCCATCAGCTCCGGCTGGGAGGAGACCGGGTCCCGGCCCAGCAGGTCTTCAATTTCCACATCCTTGATGTGTTCGATACGGGCCTTGCCGCTCAGAATATCCGGAATGGCCGGCACGGTCTGAACCGAGATGGCGAGGGATTCCAGGCGTTTGATCACCTGGGCCCGACGGGAGTTGGGTGTGCTGCCCAGCGCGAGTAGTACCTTGCTGACCCGGTGCGTCCGGATCAGAGCCTCAATCATCTTCGGGCTGTAGACCTTGATGTTGGCCACCACGGTGCGGTGCAGGGCCGGGTTGTCATCCACAAAGGCGACGGGTTTGTACTGGGAGCCCTGAAGCGCCAGAGTGAGCTGGTGACCGGTGTACCCGGCACCGTAGACGATGACCGGCTCTTTCAGGTCCACACTGCGCCGGTTGAGCATCATGATGATGCTGCGCACCATCAGGCGCGGGGCGCCAATAAGCAGCAGGGCGATGGTCAGGTAGATGAACGGAATGGAGCGGGGCAGTCGCGACTGGGTCAGAAAGCTGGCGGTGGCCAAGACCAGGGCGGAGATAAACACGCAGCCGACAATGGTCAACATGGCCGGTGTGCTCATGTATCGCAGAATGGCGCGGTACATGCCCATACGGATAAAAACCGCGAGACTCACCACCAGGGTAATGGAGATGACGGTGACGTCTTTGTCGAGAAACTGGGAGTTAAAGGTGCCGAGCCGCAGGAAGACGGCAGCGTAAAAGGCGGTAACAATAGCGACGGTGTCGTAAATCAGGGAAATAACGCGTTTGGTGGTCCGGGAGGACTCAAACAGGGCTTCCAGCATAGACCTCTAACTCCATTAAATTGACCGAATCTGCCCCTGGCCGATTGTGCTCCTTCTTGGGGCGATAACCGCCGGAGTATAGCGCAAAATCAGTGCAATTGTTACGAAAAGCTTACGGTTTTTGGGGGTAGATTGAATAGAGCAATTTGGGTGCCAAATGGTGGGCATCACGGGTATTTACGGCGGATAAGGCCGAAGGCCGCATCCGCCGTAACCCAAGCCCGCCGCATCCGCCGTTACCCCTTGGTGACGCCTACCAACGAACCAGCCAACACTGATGAATCTTCGGATTTCGTTGAAAATCCTTATCAATGGTCTGGGGGGTTATGTCTTCGAGCTTATATTCGCTCAACGCCGCCCGATCCATCGCAAACGTGCGTAAATTGGTGGAGAAAATCAGGGTTCCGCCTTTGGCCAACGCCTTCATGGCGCCTTCGATCAAATCCACATGGTCCCGTTGAATGTCCAGTACGCCGGGCATTTTCTTGGAGTTGGAGAAGCTCGGCGGGTCGAGCAGAATCAGATCAAATTCCTGTTCGTTGGTTTTCAGCCACTCCACGCAGTCGGCCTGTTCGGTGCGGTGCTTGGTGTCACTCAGGCCGTTCAGGGCCAGGTTGTTGCGGGCCCATTTCAGGTAGGTGTTGGACATATCCACACTGAGAGTGAACCGGGCGCCGCCCAGGGCGGCGTGAACGCTGGCGCTGGCGGTGTAGCAGAACAGGTTCAGAAAGCGTTTGTTGTTCGCCATTTCGGCGATTTTCAGCCGTACCGGGCGATGATCGAGAAATAATCCGGTATCCAGATATTGCCACAGGTTGACCTGCAGGCGTGCCTGGCCTTCGATCACGTTGATGATCTCTCCGTCCGGGCGCTCGGCGAGCTTCTGGTACTGGCTGCCGTCGGAGTGTTTGTGCCGGCGGCGCTGTTTGTAGCTGACCCGGTCCGGGTGAATATCCAGAGCCCGGGGGACGGCGGCCTGAATCTCCGCGAAGCGCTGCTCGGCCCGGGCTTCGTCCACGGATTTGGGGGCGGCGTACTCCTGAACGTGAGCGTAGAGGTCGCCCTGCTCGGAGCGGTACAGGTCGATGGCGGCCGAGTACTCGGGCATATCGGCGTCGTAGAGGCGATAGGCGTTAATGTTCTGCTTTTTCGCCCACTTCGCCAGCTGTTTCAGATTCTTTTGCAGCCGGTTGGCGAGCATCTGGGCGCCGGAGGACAGCGGGGCGTCGGCCTCGAGTTCGGCCTTCAGGGGCTTGGGCGCGGCGCTGACGAACTGGCTTTCTTCAATAGAGAACATCAGCAGCTCGGCGGGCAGGGTGCCGTTATAGAGGCGGTATTTCTTTTCCGCCCGCAGGCCCATCTGTTTGCCCAGCTCGGGGTTGCCGGTGAATATGCCCGCGCGCCAGCCTCTGAATTCGGTTTTCAGTCGCTCACCCAGGTGCTGATACAGGAGCTTCAGGGATTCAACATCCCCCAGGCGCTCGCCGTAGGGCGGGTTGGTGATCACCAGGCCGGGTTCGAGCACCTTGTGGGTGGGCTGTTTGAGGTCGGCGAGTTCCTTGCGACTGACCCGCAGCCAGTCGTCCAGTTCGGCCTGGATGATATTGTCTTCCGCCGCGCGGATGACGGACAGATTGGCGTCGTAGCCGCGGATTTCCGGGCGTGATTTGGCGAGGCCGGCGCGTTTGCGGGCAATGGCCTCTTCGCGCAGTTCCAGCCAGATATCATTGCGGTGATTGAGCCACTGCTCAAAGCCAAACCGGGCACGGCCCAGACCGGGGGCAATGTCCGCGGCGATCAGGGCGGCCTCCACCAGCAGGGTACCGGAGCCGCACATGGGGTCGATCAGAGCGCCGCCACGGGCGGCGATGTCCGGCCAGCCGGCGCGGATAAGGACGCCGGCCGCCAGGTTTTCCTTCATCGGGGCGGTGCCCTGTTTGGTGCGGTAGCCCCGACGGTGCAGGCTCTCCCCGGACAGGTCCAGGCTGATGGTGACTTTGCCTTTGTTCAGGCGGGCGTTGATGCGCAGGTCCGGGTGCTGTTTGCTGACCGATGGGCGATCACCGGTCACATCGCGAATGCGATCGACAATGGCGTCCTTGATTTTCAGGGCGCCAAACTGGGTGTTGCGAATGGCGCCGCTACTGCCGATAAAGTCCACCAGCAGGGTGCTCTGGGGACCCAGGTGTTCTTCCCAGGGGATGTTTCTTGCGCCATTGTAGAGGGTGTTCTGGTCACCGACAGGAAATTCCGCCAGGGGCAGCAGGATCTTGTTGGCCAGGCGGGACCAGAGGCAGGCCCGGTAGGCGAGGGCAATGTCCCCTTCGAAGGCGACGCCCGCCACGGTTTCCTTGAGGTGTTGGGCGCCAATGGCGTCCAGTTCCTGGTACAGCAGTCCTTCAAGGCCCTTGGGGCAGGTGGCAAACAGGTTCATAGATATCATCAGTTGTTTTGGGTGCGGCGTGGTGCCGGTGTGTGCGTTGGGTTTTACGCTTGCAAGCCCACCCCAACCACTTTGTCAAACCGGATTCTAGAGCAAAGTGCCATATGAAACATCTCTGCTATAAAAAAACAATCGTTCACAGCCGGGGGGCTTTTTGCTGTACTGAGCATTCGCCTCCAAGGAACCACCACCGATTTTCCCGGGTGGCTGGCGAGAGGCGAAGCAGTACCTCCCTACGCACGGTGCCGGGCATCCCCGTCCAGCGAGTGCGTTTCCCAAACAGGCGCAGCGCCACCCCGGCGCCTGCGCTCTGCAAGATTAACGGCTACATAGAGGTGCATCACATATGAAACGTCAAAAGCGTAACCAGACAGCTCGCGCATTTGGTAAGGGTTATCAAGCCGGTATTGCGGGTCGGTCCCGCAGCCTGTGTCCGCACGAGAGCGGCACAGCGCGCCAGGAATGGCTCTCCGGTTGGCGCGAAGCGCGCACGGATCAGTGGGATGGTTACAATATGGCCGCTCAAGTGCAAAAACTGAACAATTTGTCCCCTCACTGACTGGAGCCTTTTGACAACCTTATTTCTTGGCCATCATCTCCTCAAACTAGCCCGCTTAACGCGGGCATTTTTTTGGCATAAAAAAACGGCTTGGGGTCTGAACCTCAAGCCGTTTTTCGGTATTTGGTAGGACTAACCAGATTCGAACTGGTGACCTCTACCATGTCAAGGTAGCGCTCTAACCAACTGAGCTATAGTCCTGTCTCGTTTGAGGCGCGAACTTTACCAAAACTTCGGATTTTTGCAACCCCTTTTTTTGCCCATGCCGCAACCACCCTTCAGGCGCCACGGAACCCAATGCCATGTGCTATAGTCTCTGGACTTGGATTTCAACAACAAAGAGGAAAACTCTATGCGCATCAATCGGTTAAGCAAAGCCATCGCCTCCGGCCTGTGTGTGGGCCTGATTCTCCAGACCACGGCCTGCGGCACGGTCCTGTACCCCGAGCGAAAAGGGCAGACCGGTGGCCAGCTCGACCCGGCGATTGTGGCCCTGAACGCGGTGGGTTTGCTGTTCTTCTTTGTGCCTGGGGTGATCGCCTTTGCGGTGGACTTCTCTAACGGCACCATCTACCTGCCCGGGGGCAGCGCCCAATTGACCGACGAGCAGATGGAGCGCATCACCCGTGCCGATGGCCAGGTGGATCAGGAGGCGCTGGAGTTGTTGGTCAAAGAAGAGCTGGGTATGGATGTGGACCTGCAGGCGAGCGGTGTCGAGGTGCGCAGCATGCAGTCGGCCGAGCAGGTTCAGGCCCTGATTCAGTCCCGCCAGCCGACCACGTTGGCAGCGTTGTAAGACTGGGAGGTTTGTCGGGTTACGGCCTTTGGCCTAACCCGACCTACTCGACCGTCACGCAGCGCATCCGGTAGGTCGGGTCGGTCCGACGTTTCGGAGCGCAAAGCGCGTAACCCGACAAATTCCGCCGCAAGCCCAGTAGGTCGGACCGGTCCGACGTTTAGGTAATCAACGCGCGTAGTCCGATATCCCCCAAGGAGACATTATGCTGGCTGAAGACACCATCAACTCACTCAAGCTTGCGTTGGCGGATCGGGCGGATATTCGCCTGGCGGTGCTCTTTGGTTCCATGGCTGAAGGTCGGGAGACGGCGGCAAGCGATCTCGATCTGGCTGTCGAGACAACCGCGCCGTTAACGACAGAGCAAAAGATGGCTCTGATCGGGGAACTCGCGAGTCGTTTTGGTCGTGCCATCGACATTATTGATATACGTCAAATCGGACAGCCCCTGCTCCATGAGATCGTCAGCAAGGGTGTCCTTGTCAAAGGTTCGGTGTCCGACAAAGGCGATCTTCTCTATCGAAGCATCATGATGGAAGAGGATTTTGGCCGTTATCAACGACGGATACTGGAGGGGAGGCGCAACCAGTGGATAGGGCTTTGATAGAGGAGAAAGTCGAGTCACTCCGGCGTTGCGTCCGGCGGGTTGAGCAAAAGCTCCCGGCGTCTTTGACGGAATTGCTGTCGGATCTGGATGCGCAAGATATCGTTGCTCTGAACTTGACTCGCGCCGTTCAGCTCTGCGTGGACATGTCCGCACACTGGCTGGCCGAACATTCCGATGCTCCCGCGCCAAAAACCATGGGGCAGGGCTTTGATGCCCTGGCGAAAGTGGGGGTCATTGAATCCGCGTTAGCAGAGAGGATGAAGAAAGCCGTTGGCTTCAGAAATGTGATGGTTCACAGTTACGATGAAATTGACTGGGCCATTGTCTATGCGATTGGAAGTCGCCACCTGGATGATTTCAAGCTATTCGCCCGAGCACTTTTGGCTGCCCAATGAAAATCAAAAATCCCATTACCGCCATCTGGCGCAGTGATGCGTCCCGTGGGTTGAAGATCATTGCCTGCAGTTTGCTGCTGGTGTTTGTCACGTCTTTGCCTCTGATTGCGTATGTGGTGGTTGGGCCTTCCGATGGCAACCCGATTGGGTTGGGTCTGTTATTTGCCGGTGGGGCAATGGTGGCTCATGTGGGTTTTTTTGTTGGGCTTTTGATGTTGATCTGGGATCATTATTTTCGGAAGTAGGGCGGGGTTTGTTGGTGGATAAGCGCGTAGCGCGTCATCCACCAAAAGAACAAACAACCCATCCGCCTTAACGAATCACTCCTCCCCCAAAAACCCACCGGACTGATGCGACCACAACTGCGCATACAGTCCACCTTCGGCAATCAATTGCGAATGGGTTCCCTGTTCGACAATCTTTCCCTGGTCCAACACGATCAACCGGTCCAGCGCGGCGATGGTGGACAACCGGTGTGCGATGGCGATAACGGTTTTGCCTTCCATGAGGCGGCTCAGGTTGGCCTGGATGATACTTTCCACTTCCGAATCCAGGGCCGAGGTGGCCTCGTCCATGATCAGGATCGGGGCATCTTTCAGTAGCACCCGGGCGATGGCGATACGCTGGCGCTGGCCACCGGAGAGTTTCACCCCGCGTTCGCCCACGTGGGCATCGTAACCTGTGCGTCCTTCGGCATCGCTCAATCCGAGAATAAAGTCGTGGGCTTCGGCCTGTTTGGCGGCTTCGATCATTTCCTCTTCCGTCGCACCGGGCTTGCCGTACAGCAGGTTGTCGCGCACGGAGCGATGGAGCAGGGCGGTGTCCTGGGTGATCATGCCGATCTGGGCGCGCAGGGTTTCCTGCTGAACCTGACTGATGTCCTGACCGTCGATCCGGATCTGCCCCTTCTCAATGTCGTAGAAGCGCAGCAGCAGGTTGACGAGGGTGGATTTGCCGGCGCCGGAGCGACCGACCAGGCCAATCTTTTCGCCGGGCTTGATGTTCAGGGAGAAGTTCTCCAACACCCCTTCGCCTTTGTCGTAGTGAAAGGTCACCTGATCGAATTCAATGCCGCCGTCACGGACGTTCAGCGGTTGGGCCTGTTCCGCATCGCCGACCGCACGCGGGTGCGAGAGGGTGTTGATGCCGTCTTTGGCGGTGCCGATATTTTCAAACAGGGTGGAGACTTCCCACATGATCCACTGGGACATGCCGTTCAAACGCAGCACCAGGCCCATGGCGGCGGCAATGGCGCCGACCGAAATGATGTCGCCGCTCCACAGCCAGATGGACAGCGCGGCGCTGCTGAAGATCAGCAGGGCGTTGATGCCCCAGACACCGCTGTTGAGCAGGGTGGCCAGGCGCATTTGCGGGTAGACGCTGTGCAGAAACCGCTCCATGCCGTCCCGGGCGTAATCGGACTCGCGCCGGGAATGGGAGAAGAGTTTGACCGTGGCGATGTTGGTGTAGGTGTCCACAATGCGCCCGGTCATGTCGGCCCGGGCATTGGCCTGTCGGGTGGCGACGGCGGACAGGCGCGGCAGGAAGTAGCGCAGCAGGGCGATGTAGGCAATAAACCAGACGCCGAGCGGCACCATCAGTCGCCAGTCGAGTGAGCCCAGCAGCACCAGCATGCTGGTGAAATACACCAGCACATAGACGGTGATGTCCAGGAGTTTCATGACTGTTTCACGAACCGCCAGGGCGGTCTGCATGACTTTGGTGGCGATGCGTCCAGCGAATTCGTCCTGGAAGAAGGCGACGCTCTGACCGAGCAGGTAGCGGTGCGCCTGCCAGCGGATGATCATGGGGTAGTTGCCGAGCAGGGTCTGGTGAATCAGCGTGGAGTGAAAGAACACCGTGACCGGAATGGCGATCAGGACCACAAAGGCCATCAACCACAGTTCCGTGCCGCGTTCGGCCCAGAGTTCGGTCGGGCTGTACTGGCCGAGCCAGTCGACGGTCAGCCCCAGGAACTGAAACAGGGCCACCTCCATGACCGCAATCAGAGCGGCCATGAAGGACATGGTTAACAGGAATTTGCCGGCGCCTTTGGTATAGTGGCGACAGAAGGCCACCAGACTTTTGGGCGGTTGTTGCGGCTCTTCGACCGGGAAGGGTTTGAGCAGGCTTTCGAAAAACGCGAACATAGGTGTCTACGGCTGGGGAAATGAGGGCGTAGTTTACCGGCTTTTGGAGGGAAAATGAAAAAACTGTTAATGGTCTTCGGCGCCGGCTCGCTCGGCGGTTTGGGTAACAGCCTGGTGGTGTGGTTGTTCGGGATGTACGGCATCAGCCAATCGCTCGGGGTATCCATTGCCCCGGGATTGTCGCCGGACTGGCTGTACCCGAGGATTGTCTGGGGTGGGCTGTGGGGCTTTCTGTTTCTGTTGCCGGTGCTGAACAATCGGCTCTGGGCCCAGACTTTTGTGCTCAGTCTGTTCCCGACCATGATTCAGTTGTTTGTGGTGTTTCCATATCAAACGCCGCATGGGATGGCGGGTTTGGGGTTGGGAACCCTGACGCCGTTGCTGGTGATCGTATTCAATTGGGTGTGGGCATTGGTGACGGCGGTGGCGTTGCGGATGGGGCGGTGATTACCCCCCCAACCGCCCGGCCCGGTAATCATTGATCGCTTCCTCGATCTCCTCCGGGGTGTTCATCACGAAGGGTCCGTACTGGGCGATGGGCTCACGGATCGGTTGGCCGGCCAACACCAGGGTGCGTGCCCCTTGCGCACCGGCGGTGATGCTCAATGACTCGCCATCACTCAGCACGCCGGCCGCCCCGTTTTTCAGTTGCCGTGGCGGTTCGCCGACCGTGAGGTCGCCTTCGAACACGTACAGGAAGGCATTCAGGCCTTTCGGCAGTGCCTGCTCGAAGGTGGCGCCAGCGGGCAGTTGCACATCCCAGTAACGCGGCTCGGTGCTCAATCCCTGAATCGGGCCTTCCACCGTTTTGCCATCGGCCGTCACACTACCGGCAATGACCTTTACTTTGCCGCCGTTCGCCAATTCCAGCGTCGGGATGTCGCTGGCCGGAATGTCCCGGTAGGCCGCCGGCTTCATTTTCTCCGCCGCGGGCAGGTTCAGCCACATCTGGAAGCCGTGCATACGACCTTCTTCCTGTTGCGGCATCTCGGAATGGATGATGCCCCGTCCGGCGGTCATCCACTGCACGTCGCCACTTTTCAGGTCGCCCCGGTTGCCCATGTGGTCCTCGTGCAACATATGACCTTCGAGCATGTAGGTCACCGTTTCAAACCCGCGGTGCGGATGAGACGGGAAACCGCCGATGTAGTCGTCCTTGCTCTCGGAGTTGAACTCGTCGAGCATCAGGAAGGGATCCAGGCGCGCCTGCTGGCTCTGCCCCAGGCTGCGCTTGATCCGCACGCCGGCACCGTCGCTGGTGGCGAGGGCCGGAATCAGTTGTTGCAGTTGGCGTTGCATAGACACCTCCGTCGGGTTGTTACCCGTTGATCTGGGCCACTGTATCAGGCAGCGGCCAATTCGGTAATTTCCTGTTCGGCACTGGAGAGTGCCTTTTGCTGGTTGTCTTCACCCATGGCCAGACCCTCGGCGTACACGAAGTGGGTCTCGGTCAGGCCGATAAAGCCCAGGAACGTATTAAGGTAACCGGTCTGGGAGTCGGCATCGGTCCCCTGATAGATACCACCACGGGCCGCAAAAATATACACCGGCTTGTCGTCCAGCAGGCCTTCAGGTCCGTTACTGGTGTAACGGAAGGTTTCACCGGAACGGGCAATATGGTCAAAGTAGGCCTTGAGGGTGGACGGTACGCCGAAGTTGTACATCGGCACCCCGAACACAATCACATCCGCACGCTTGAGCTCGTCAATCAGCTGATCCGAGTAGTTCACGATGTCCTGCTGGGTTTCGGTGCGCTTGTCCGCCGGGGTAATGAAGGCGTGCAGGCGCTCCGCGTCCAGGTGCGGGATCGGGTGGCGGGCGAGGTCGCGTA is a window of Marinimicrobium sp. C6131 DNA encoding:
- a CDS encoding pirin family protein, which translates into the protein MQRQLQQLIPALATSDGAGVRIKRSLGQSQQARLDPFLMLDEFNSESKDDYIGGFPSHPHRGFETVTYMLEGHMLHEDHMGNRGDLKSGDVQWMTAGRGIIHSEMPQQEEGRMHGFQMWLNLPAAEKMKPAAYRDIPASDIPTLELANGGKVKVIAGSVTADGKTVEGPIQGLSTEPRYWDVQLPAGATFEQALPKGLNAFLYVFEGDLTVGEPPRQLKNGAAGVLSDGESLSITAGAQGARTLVLAGQPIREPIAQYGPFVMNTPEEIEEAINDYRAGRLGG
- the mntA gene encoding type VII toxin-antitoxin system MntA family adenylyltransferase antitoxin encodes the protein MLAEDTINSLKLALADRADIRLAVLFGSMAEGRETAASDLDLAVETTAPLTTEQKMALIGELASRFGRAIDIIDIRQIGQPLLHEIVSKGVLVKGSVSDKGDLLYRSIMMEEDFGRYQRRILEGRRNQWIGL
- a CDS encoding FMN-dependent NADH-azoreductase, coding for MATLLQINSSLSGDDGHSSALSNKFVQRWRERNPGGKVIVRDLARHPIPHLDAERLHAFITPADKRTETQQDIVNYSDQLIDELKRADVIVFGVPMYNFGVPSTLKAYFDHIARSGETFRYTSNGPEGLLDDKPVYIFAARGGIYQGTDADSQTGYLNTFLGFIGLTETHFVYAEGLAMGEDNQQKALSSAEQEITELAAA
- the rlmKL gene encoding bifunctional 23S rRNA (guanine(2069)-N(7))-methyltransferase RlmK/23S rRNA (guanine(2445)-N(2))-methyltransferase RlmL, which codes for MISMNLFATCPKGLEGLLYQELDAIGAQHLKETVAGVAFEGDIALAYRACLWSRLANKILLPLAEFPVGDQNTLYNGARNIPWEEHLGPQSTLLVDFIGSSGAIRNTQFGALKIKDAIVDRIRDVTGDRPSVSKQHPDLRINARLNKGKVTISLDLSGESLHRRGYRTKQGTAPMKENLAAGVLIRAGWPDIAARGGALIDPMCGSGTLLVEAALIAADIAPGLGRARFGFEQWLNHRNDIWLELREEAIARKRAGLAKSRPEIRGYDANLSVIRAAEDNIIQAELDDWLRVSRKELADLKQPTHKVLEPGLVITNPPYGERLGDVESLKLLYQHLGERLKTEFRGWRAGIFTGNPELGKQMGLRAEKKYRLYNGTLPAELLMFSIEESQFVSAAPKPLKAELEADAPLSSGAQMLANRLQKNLKQLAKWAKKQNINAYRLYDADMPEYSAAIDLYRSEQGDLYAHVQEYAAPKSVDEARAEQRFAEIQAAVPRALDIHPDRVSYKQRRRHKHSDGSQYQKLAERPDGEIINVIEGQARLQVNLWQYLDTGLFLDHRPVRLKIAEMANNKRFLNLFCYTASASVHAALGGARFTLSVDMSNTYLKWARNNLALNGLSDTKHRTEQADCVEWLKTNEQEFDLILLDPPSFSNSKKMPGVLDIQRDHVDLIEGAMKALAKGGTLIFSTNLRTFAMDRAALSEYKLEDITPQTIDKDFQRNPKIHQCWLVRW
- a CDS encoding ABC transporter ATP-binding protein, yielding MFAFFESLLKPFPVEEPQQPPKSLVAFCRHYTKGAGKFLLTMSFMAALIAVMEVALFQFLGLTVDWLGQYSPTELWAERGTELWLMAFVVLIAIPVTVFFHSTLIHQTLLGNYPMIIRWQAHRYLLGQSVAFFQDEFAGRIATKVMQTALAVRETVMKLLDITVYVLVYFTSMLVLLGSLDWRLMVPLGVWFIAYIALLRYFLPRLSAVATRQANARADMTGRIVDTYTNIATVKLFSHSRRESDYARDGMERFLHSVYPQMRLATLLNSGVWGINALLIFSSAALSIWLWSGDIISVGAIAAAMGLVLRLNGMSQWIMWEVSTLFENIGTAKDGINTLSHPRAVGDAEQAQPLNVRDGGIEFDQVTFHYDKGEGVLENFSLNIKPGEKIGLVGRSGAGKSTLVNLLLRFYDIEKGQIRIDGQDISQVQQETLRAQIGMITQDTALLHRSVRDNLLYGKPGATEEEMIEAAKQAEAHDFILGLSDAEGRTGYDAHVGERGVKLSGGQRQRIAIARVLLKDAPILIMDEATSALDSEVESIIQANLSRLMEGKTVIAIAHRLSTIAALDRLIVLDQGKIVEQGTHSQLIAEGGLYAQLWSHQSGGFLGEE
- the hepT gene encoding type VII toxin-antitoxin system HepT family RNase toxin, whose translation is MDRALIEEKVESLRRCVRRVEQKLPASLTELLSDLDAQDIVALNLTRAVQLCVDMSAHWLAEHSDAPAPKTMGQGFDALAKVGVIESALAERMKKAVGFRNVMVHSYDEIDWAIVYAIGSRHLDDFKLFARALLAAQ
- the rmf gene encoding ribosome modulation factor, with protein sequence MKRQKRNQTARAFGKGYQAGIAGRSRSLCPHESGTARQEWLSGWREARTDQWDGYNMAAQVQKLNNLSPH
- a CDS encoding polysaccharide biosynthesis protein, which produces MLEALFESSRTTKRVISLIYDTVAIVTAFYAAVFLRLGTFNSQFLDKDVTVISITLVVSLAVFIRMGMYRAILRYMSTPAMLTIVGCVFISALVLATASFLTQSRLPRSIPFIYLTIALLLIGAPRLMVRSIIMMLNRRSVDLKEPVIVYGAGYTGHQLTLALQGSQYKPVAFVDDNPALHRTVVANIKVYSPKMIEALIRTHRVSKVLLALGSTPNSRRAQVIKRLESLAISVQTVPAIPDILSGKARIEHIKDVEIEDLLGRDPVSSQPELMAANITDKVVMVTGAGGSIGSELCRQIIQHRPRAIVLFELNEFSLYQIERELQETPEFRTNHINLYSILGSVQKEHRVETIMRSFGVQTVYHAAAYKHVPLVEHNIVEGVRNNVYGTWYTAEAAIRAGVESFVLVSTDKAVRPTNIMGASKRLAELVLQGLAKRQNTTIFSMVRFGNVLGSSGSVVPLFREQIKNGGPVTVTHPEMVRYFMTIPEAAKLVIQAGAIGTGGDVFVLDMGEPVKIVDLATRMIHLSGLEIKDEDRPNGDIEIEFTGLRPGEKLYEELLIGSNVSGTQHPGILRAEEHHLSWEETKNLLDDLDVACHAYQCDRVKQLLVEAPTDYKASMLISDSVWRQKQNTGKLRVVN